The following coding sequences lie in one Vibrio casei genomic window:
- a CDS encoding 2OG-Fe dioxygenase family protein: protein MERLALDRIEHDLQLFRIETELLKSILPSFGFLPRTNHADGQYRLRRYSVVNLLNGKVQPSDKHEFMQSSDINHFQGDVVRQFEGIENEVLGSVGLLTMCQIFAQSNQLPNGQEIEIHQMRVVSLLDETPVAPEGVHQDGFDYIALIGIARNNIVGGEIMLYKDNHEAPFFRKVLDDGDVAILDDHHFWHNAQPIRSIEQDKEGYLDIIVLTAKEGRNV, encoded by the coding sequence ATGGAACGTTTAGCCTTAGATCGAATAGAGCATGATTTACAGCTTTTTCGTATAGAGACAGAGTTGTTGAAATCAATATTACCTAGCTTTGGATTTCTTCCACGAACTAATCATGCCGATGGCCAGTATCGTTTAAGACGCTATTCGGTGGTGAATTTACTGAACGGAAAAGTTCAGCCAAGTGATAAGCATGAATTTATGCAATCCAGTGATATTAATCATTTCCAAGGTGATGTTGTTAGACAATTTGAAGGGATAGAAAACGAAGTATTAGGCAGTGTTGGATTGCTGACTATGTGCCAAATTTTTGCTCAATCCAACCAGTTACCTAATGGTCAAGAAATAGAAATCCACCAAATGCGAGTCGTAAGTTTATTGGATGAAACTCCCGTTGCGCCAGAAGGGGTTCACCAAGATGGATTTGACTATATCGCTTTGATTGGAATTGCCCGTAATAATATCGTGGGGGGGGAGATTATGTTGTATAAAGATAATCATGAAGCCCCGTTCTTTCGTAAAGTCTTGGACGATGGTGACGTTGCTATTCTTGATGATCATCATTTTTGGCATAATGCTCAACCAATTAGATCGATTGAACAAGATAAAGAGGGCTATTTAGATATTATTGTTTTGACGGCTAAGGAAGGACGCAATGTTTAA
- the trxB gene encoding thioredoxin-disulfide reductase — MSNVKHCNLLILGSGPAGYTAAVYAARANLKPVLVTGMQQGGQLTTTTEVENWPGDAEGLTGPALMDRMKEHAERFETEMIFDHINEVDFSQRPFLLKGDSTEFTCNALIISTGASAKYLGLESEEAFKGRGVSACATCDGFFYRNQKVAVVGGGNTAVEEALYLSNIASEVHLIHRRDTFRAEKILINRLMDKVANGNIVLHTDRTLEEVVGDEMGVTGVRIKDTQSNNIEQIDVMGTFIAIGHQPNTYIFQDQLEMKDGYIIVKSGLEGNATQTSIEGIFAAGDVMDHNYRQAITSAGTGCMAALDAERYLDGLNN, encoded by the coding sequence ATGAGCAACGTTAAGCACTGTAATTTACTTATTCTTGGTTCTGGTCCTGCTGGCTATACCGCAGCGGTTTATGCTGCTCGTGCAAATCTAAAACCAGTATTAGTAACCGGCATGCAACAAGGAGGTCAATTAACCACAACGACCGAAGTTGAAAATTGGCCGGGCGATGCTGAAGGTTTAACGGGTCCTGCGCTTATGGACCGCATGAAAGAACATGCAGAACGCTTTGAAACCGAAATGATTTTTGACCATATAAATGAAGTAGATTTTAGCCAACGCCCTTTTCTCTTAAAAGGTGATTCAACCGAATTCACTTGTAACGCTCTGATTATTTCAACAGGTGCTTCTGCTAAATATTTGGGCCTTGAATCAGAGGAGGCCTTTAAAGGTCGAGGCGTATCAGCTTGTGCAACTTGTGATGGTTTCTTTTATCGTAACCAAAAAGTGGCTGTAGTGGGCGGCGGTAATACAGCGGTTGAAGAGGCATTATACTTATCCAATATCGCATCAGAAGTTCATTTAATTCACCGCCGAGATACATTTCGCGCCGAAAAAATATTAATCAATCGCCTTATGGATAAAGTCGCGAACGGTAATATCGTTCTGCATACTGATCGCACTTTAGAAGAAGTCGTAGGAGATGAAATGGGCGTAACGGGCGTTCGTATCAAAGACACGCAATCAAATAATATTGAACAAATTGATGTTATGGGTACTTTTATTGCTATCGGCCACCAGCCAAATACCTATATATTTCAAGACCAACTTGAAATGAAAGATGGCTACATTATCGTCAAATCAGGTCTTGAAGGTAATGCCACACAAACCAGCATTGAGGGTATTTTTGCCGCGGGAGATGTTATGGATCACAATTACCGTCAGGCGATCACATCAGCCGGTACAGGCTGCATGGCAGCATTAGATGCTGAACGTTACTTAGATGGCTTAAACAACTAA